A genomic segment from Chitinophaga niabensis encodes:
- a CDS encoding TolC family protein, with protein sequence MKTGLIFILLAFTRTAYSQDTLRLSLAEAVSMAKASSIASKQAVTVKETRYWEWRTYKSNYQPQLALNGNLPGYQKTFNQVQQPNGTVEFQPVHNNNSSLNLAFSQSITPTGGKIYGATELQRFDDFDRKNTLYNAIPYTIGYQQPLFQFNKLKWDKRIEPLKFSESKQNYISAMEQIAVTVSGYFFDLLLAQVNFQIAETNLQNTLQIQKIADEKFNLGKISKNEILQLQLEHLKSQKAVGKARRDMEIAMLNLRSYIGLQEKGKIELVLPPSAINMEVTAEKVLAEAYVNNANAIAFIRKVIEAKRDVAQAKGDNGLNATLTANLGFANRASTIPKVYTAPQNQQLVSLEFAIPILDWGRSKSRTKTAEANLRFTEYAVEQDKQSFAQAVTTQVTLFDMMKDQVALSAHADSIASEKYQIAQTRYVLGNLSITDLSIAFQEKDQAKRDYVVALRDFWGAYYELRYLSLYDFEKNEKIHYN encoded by the coding sequence ATGAAAACAGGATTGATCTTTATACTCCTCGCATTTACCCGCACTGCGTACAGCCAGGATACCCTCCGCCTCAGTCTCGCAGAGGCAGTGAGCATGGCTAAAGCCAGCTCTATTGCCTCCAAACAGGCCGTTACGGTGAAAGAAACCCGTTATTGGGAATGGCGTACCTATAAGTCCAATTACCAGCCGCAGCTGGCTTTAAACGGTAATTTACCGGGGTACCAGAAAACCTTCAACCAGGTGCAGCAACCCAACGGCACTGTGGAGTTCCAGCCGGTGCATAATAACAATTCATCACTGAACCTCGCTTTCAGCCAGAGTATCACGCCTACCGGCGGAAAAATATACGGCGCTACGGAACTGCAGCGGTTTGATGATTTTGACAGGAAGAACACTTTGTACAATGCCATTCCTTATACCATCGGGTACCAGCAGCCGCTGTTCCAGTTCAATAAACTGAAGTGGGATAAACGGATAGAACCCCTGAAGTTCTCGGAAAGCAAACAGAACTATATTTCGGCCATGGAACAGATAGCCGTTACCGTGAGCGGGTACTTTTTTGACCTGCTGCTGGCACAGGTGAACTTCCAGATTGCGGAAACCAACCTGCAGAACACTTTACAGATCCAAAAGATAGCAGACGAGAAATTCAACCTGGGCAAGATCTCCAAGAACGAAATACTTCAATTGCAACTGGAACATCTCAAATCACAAAAGGCCGTGGGCAAGGCAAGAAGGGATATGGAAATAGCAATGCTGAACCTCCGCTCTTACATCGGCCTGCAGGAAAAAGGAAAAATAGAGCTGGTACTCCCTCCTTCCGCCATCAATATGGAAGTAACAGCTGAGAAAGTACTGGCGGAGGCTTATGTGAATAATGCCAACGCCATTGCTTTCATCCGGAAAGTGATAGAAGCCAAAAGAGATGTGGCACAGGCCAAAGGAGATAACGGGCTGAATGCTACCTTAACCGCCAACCTGGGTTTTGCGAACAGGGCCAGTACTATCCCTAAGGTGTATACGGCGCCACAGAACCAGCAACTGGTATCACTGGAATTTGCTATTCCTATCTTAGACTGGGGAAGGTCAAAGTCCAGGACCAAAACAGCAGAGGCCAACCTGCGGTTTACAGAATATGCGGTGGAGCAGGATAAACAAAGTTTTGCGCAGGCTGTTACTACCCAGGTGACCCTCTTTGATATGATGAAGGACCAGGTGGCCCTGAGTGCGCATGCAGACAGTATTGCCTCTGAGAAATACCAGATAGCCCAGACCCGCTATGTACTGGGCAACCTGAGTATCACAGACCTGAGTATTGCCTTCCAGGAAAAAGACCAGGCAAAAAGGGATTACGTAGTGGCCCTGCGGGATTTCTGGGGCGCCTATTATGAACTGCGCTATTTATCGCTATACGATTTTGAAAAGAACGAAAAGATCCATTATAATTAA
- a CDS encoding RNA polymerase sigma factor: MDNSRINEDKFNRLFQSTKDRMHHFVWKLVRNETDTQDIIQNCYLRLWQNIAKVHEEEDIAPLLFTYARNLVIDHWRKTAGRQAPLTAEEETLGAPEQDHLEYKECLQQLETGIAQLPAKRKHIFKLVKEQGLSHKTVAEQLGISPATVEKQIVLSLRFLRKELGR; this comes from the coding sequence ATGGACAACAGCCGTATAAATGAGGACAAATTCAACCGTCTATTCCAGTCTACCAAAGACAGGATGCACCATTTTGTATGGAAACTGGTGCGCAATGAAACGGATACCCAGGATATTATTCAGAACTGTTACCTGCGCCTCTGGCAGAATATTGCCAAAGTGCATGAAGAGGAAGATATCGCTCCCTTATTATTTACCTACGCCCGCAACCTGGTTATAGACCATTGGCGGAAAACAGCAGGCCGCCAGGCTCCGCTGACCGCGGAAGAAGAAACCCTGGGCGCTCCTGAACAGGATCACCTGGAATACAAAGAATGCCTGCAGCAACTGGAAACAGGTATTGCACAGCTGCCCGCCAAAAGGAAACATATCTTCAAACTGGTGAAGGAGCAAGGGCTGTCTCATAAGACCGTAGCCGAACAACTCGGTATTTCCCCCGCCACTGTAGAGAAGCAGATCGTGCTTTCCCTTCGTTTCCTCCGAAAAGAATTAGGGCGTTAA
- a CDS encoding cellulase family glycosylhydrolase, with the protein MKTVFLFLAILFSTSIGYAQGFLKTAGTKIVNAKGENVLLRGIGLGGWMLQEGYMLRVYREAQQHRIRARAEELVGPERTQEFYDAWLKNHTTKADIDAMKAWGFNSVRLPMHFNLYTLPVDKEPVAGRQTWLEKGFAITDSLLAWCKANQMYLILDLHAAPGGQGNDLNISDRDGSKPSLWENEAHQQKTIALWRKLAERYKNEPWIGAYDVLNEPNWGFEDPQSDKNGLKEKSNVLLKKLMVDITKAIREVDQQHIIIIEGNGWGNNYNGILPPWDKNMVLSFHKYWNYNNEQSIAHILRFREQYQVPVWLGETGENSNVWFTEAIRLLETHNIGWAWWPLKKLGSNNPLEVPMNADYQAVLDHWNDPKKPKPSAEQAYRGLMELANSTRFDKNIYHKDVIDAMIRQPFSRETKPFDANLVNGNAVIPAVGYDLGINGEAYYDLDTANYRVSDPKKNTAGNKGRGYRNDGVDIGKDDSYYVSDIETGEWLQYTIDVTQKGTYKLKLLVSAENANGKITLLLDGKKAGNELAVPAGKWQALDAGSITLSKGKHKLRVLAGTGGFNLKELQFSK; encoded by the coding sequence ATGAAAACAGTCTTTTTATTCCTGGCTATTCTATTTTCCACCAGTATTGGTTATGCGCAGGGTTTCCTGAAAACAGCGGGCACAAAGATCGTGAACGCCAAAGGGGAGAACGTTTTGCTCCGGGGCATAGGTCTCGGTGGCTGGATGCTCCAGGAAGGTTATATGCTGCGGGTCTACAGGGAAGCACAACAACACCGGATCCGGGCAAGGGCAGAGGAACTGGTAGGCCCTGAAAGAACACAGGAGTTCTATGATGCCTGGTTAAAGAACCATACCACGAAGGCAGACATTGATGCCATGAAAGCCTGGGGCTTCAACTCCGTACGCCTGCCTATGCATTTCAACCTCTACACTTTACCGGTAGATAAGGAACCGGTAGCCGGCCGGCAAACCTGGCTGGAAAAAGGTTTTGCTATTACAGACAGTTTGCTGGCCTGGTGCAAAGCCAACCAGATGTACCTGATCCTGGACCTCCATGCCGCACCCGGCGGGCAGGGGAACGACCTGAACATCTCAGACCGGGATGGTTCCAAACCTTCCCTCTGGGAAAATGAAGCACACCAGCAGAAAACCATTGCGCTCTGGCGCAAACTGGCAGAACGTTATAAAAACGAGCCATGGATTGGTGCTTATGATGTACTGAATGAACCTAACTGGGGTTTTGAAGATCCGCAGAGCGATAAGAATGGCTTAAAGGAAAAAAGCAATGTGCTGCTGAAAAAGTTAATGGTAGACATCACGAAGGCCATCCGTGAAGTAGATCAGCAACACATCATTATCATTGAAGGTAATGGCTGGGGTAATAATTACAATGGCATTCTGCCACCATGGGATAAGAACATGGTACTGAGCTTCCACAAATACTGGAACTACAACAACGAACAATCCATTGCACATATCCTGCGTTTCCGGGAGCAATACCAGGTGCCGGTATGGTTGGGAGAAACAGGAGAGAACTCTAATGTATGGTTCACGGAAGCTATCCGTTTGCTGGAAACGCATAACATCGGCTGGGCCTGGTGGCCATTGAAGAAGCTGGGTTCCAATAACCCGCTGGAAGTACCCATGAATGCAGATTACCAGGCAGTATTAGATCACTGGAACGATCCGAAGAAGCCAAAACCCTCAGCAGAGCAGGCTTACCGTGGCCTGATGGAACTGGCTAACAGCACCCGCTTTGATAAGAACATCTATCATAAAGATGTGATCGATGCCATGATACGCCAGCCCTTCAGCAGGGAAACCAAACCATTTGATGCCAACCTGGTGAACGGCAATGCCGTAATACCAGCCGTGGGATACGATCTGGGTATTAACGGAGAGGCTTATTACGACCTGGATACGGCTAATTACCGGGTATCAGATCCTAAGAAGAACACAGCAGGCAACAAAGGCAGAGGTTACCGTAACGACGGCGTTGATATCGGTAAGGACGATAGCTATTATGTATCTGATATAGAAACAGGAGAGTGGCTGCAGTACACTATTGACGTAACGCAGAAAGGTACTTATAAATTAAAGCTGCTGGTGTCCGCAGAAAATGCCAATGGCAAAATTACCCTGCTGCTGGATGGCAAAAAAGCCGGCAATGAGCTGGCCGTTCCTGCAGGGAAATGGCAGGCCCTTGATGCCGGAAGTATTACACTTTCCAAAGGAAAACATAAACTGCGTGTGCTGGCAGGAACAGGTGGGTTTAACCTGAAGGAGTTACAGTTCTCTAAATAA
- a CDS encoding efflux RND transporter periplasmic adaptor subunit: MDKTIEAEVKQKRKKQYLLIGILCIAVLVVALFLMRSFFSTTIKRSAITTAVVEMGNIENTINATGEIRPEFEEVITSPVSASIQEIILDAGSKVTTGQSILKLDKTAIQVEYEKGKFQLESKQNDIRKLKLELDKSYFDLRSNNNIKQLRINSLTADVENSKRLYKAGGGTREDVEKAELNLKVAQLEKEQLENEIKSKQQTMQVEIRESEIAAAIQQNELKELMRKVSLASIQSTRGGVVTWVNKNIGAAIREGEALARIADLSSFKVTGTISDAQLNNLHNGMPAIIRINEAEVRGSVTNIYPAVENGIVTFDIQLNERNNKLLRPNLKVEVFLVTATGNNVMRVSNGPAFSGLESQDIFVVRNGKAERRKVQVGMINFDYVELKDNVKPGDVVITSDMSGFKHAKEITINN, encoded by the coding sequence ATGGACAAAACCATAGAAGCAGAAGTAAAACAAAAAAGGAAGAAGCAATACCTGCTCATCGGCATCCTGTGCATCGCAGTACTGGTGGTAGCGCTCTTCCTCATGCGCAGCTTCTTTTCCACTACCATCAAACGTTCTGCCATTACTACCGCTGTTGTAGAGATGGGCAATATTGAGAATACCATCAATGCCACGGGAGAGATCAGGCCTGAATTTGAAGAAGTGATCACCAGCCCCGTCAGCGCTTCTATCCAGGAGATCATCCTCGATGCCGGCAGTAAGGTCACTACCGGGCAATCTATCCTTAAGCTGGATAAAACAGCTATCCAGGTGGAATATGAAAAGGGAAAGTTCCAGCTGGAATCCAAACAGAACGATATCCGCAAACTAAAACTGGAACTGGATAAGAGTTACTTCGATCTCAGGTCCAATAATAACATCAAACAATTACGTATCAACAGCCTTACCGCAGATGTAGAGAACAGCAAACGTTTATACAAAGCAGGTGGCGGCACAAGGGAAGATGTGGAAAAAGCAGAGCTGAACCTGAAGGTGGCACAGCTGGAAAAGGAGCAACTGGAAAATGAGATCAAAAGCAAACAGCAAACCATGCAGGTGGAAATAAGGGAATCAGAGATAGCCGCCGCCATCCAGCAAAATGAACTGAAGGAACTGATGCGCAAGGTATCACTGGCCAGTATCCAAAGTACACGTGGCGGTGTTGTCACCTGGGTGAACAAGAACATCGGCGCCGCTATCCGTGAAGGAGAAGCATTGGCCAGGATCGCAGATCTCAGCAGTTTTAAAGTGACCGGCACTATTTCAGATGCCCAGCTGAACAATCTGCATAACGGCATGCCTGCCATTATCCGGATCAACGAAGCAGAAGTCCGGGGCAGTGTTACCAATATCTATCCCGCCGTGGAAAATGGCATTGTTACATTCGATATCCAGTTGAATGAAAGGAATAACAAACTGCTCCGCCCCAATCTGAAAGTGGAAGTATTCCTCGTTACCGCCACAGGCAATAATGTAATGCGGGTATCAAACGGGCCCGCTTTCAGCGGGCTGGAAAGCCAGGACATCTTTGTTGTCCGGAATGGAAAAGCAGAACGAAGGAAAGTACAGGTAGGCATGATCAATTTCGATTATGTGGAATTGAAGGATAATGTAAAACCAGGAGATGTGGTGATCACCTCGGACATGAGCGGGTTCAAACATGCAAAGGAAATAACGATCAATAATTAA